DNA from Gemmatimonadota bacterium:
CGCGGAGGTCCGGCGCGTTCGGACTCGTATACGCTACGAGATAGCGCCTGACGACCCCGCGCATCGTGGCATGGGCGGTGACGTCGGCACGGCTGGTGGCGTGCCGCTCGTCGTCAGCCTGCGCCTCTGATGCCTTCACCGACACGCCTGCGAGTACTTGACGGTGTCGCGCCCAACGGTAGCGTGTGGAGCGGGTGACGGTCGCACGTTTCGGGAGCAGAACCGGCTGCGCAAACATCGAGAACCGATCTGGTCGCGTGCACCCACGCGGCGTCGATGATGCGCCGTCGTTCGGCTTCGTTCGCGTGGCCCAACAGGACTCCCGGCACCGTCTGCTCACACCCGCGCCCTCCGAGCGTGGACAGGATGTCGATCGCATGGCCATCGAAACACGGTTGCAGCGGAACGTCGGGTTCCTCTTCGTCGCCATCCTCACTATCACGCTGTTCGGCTTCTTTCCGAGTTACTTCTCCAAGTTTCCGACCTTCGAGGGATTCGGCTGGCCGCATCACTTCCATGCCGTCATCGCGCTGGTATGGATTTGCATGCTCATCACGCAGGCCTTCCTCATCCGCGCGAAGCAGTACCGGTTACACCGCACGGTGGGACAGGCGTCCTACGTCGTGATCCCGCTGCTCCTGCTCTCGTTCTTCCTCATGGCTCGGGCGCAGTACCAGCGGAACACGCTCGTGAACCACCTGACTGAGGCGGATGCCGTCGCCGCCTTGAGCCGGAACGGGATCCCCGAACTCGTGTTCATTGCGATCCTGTACACGCTCGGCATCGTCTACAGGAAGCGGCCGGCATGGCACCTGCGCTTCTTCACCGGAATCGCGCTCGTGATGCTCGGCCCCGGGCTCGGCCGACTGGCCTTCGGAAACTTCCCGCCCCATGTGGCCGGCCCGATCCTCGGACTGATGTTCCTCGGCCTCCCCGTGATCTGGTTGATCGTGGATGTCGTCCGCAAGCGATCGCCAGTTCCCTTGCTGTCGTACATCGCAATCACGATCACGGCCGTGGTGCTACCCGGTCAGGGGCACGCGGGTTGGTGGCAGGGCTTCGCGGGGTTTCTGGCCCGTACGTTCTTCTGATCGCGGTCATGTCCTTTCCGTGTGCTGCATCGCGACGTGGCATCGGCGACGGCGCTCGCCGATCTACCGGCGCTCTCGCACGAATCGGTAACCTAACCTTTCGTTGCTGCTGACAGGGCCTTCAAGGAGCGCGGCCTATTGCTCGCTGTGATCGCTGGCCGCAACTTGTGGAAGGGCCCTGCAGCAGAACGCGAGCGGTACGTGGCCGACGCCGACATTGAGGGAACGATGAGAACCGAGGCACGTGTCGTGGTGAAACGGCTCGGCGCGGCCGATGTCGTCCTCGCGCAAGCGACGTTCCGGTTGATGGCGGAAGTCTTCGACGAAGGCGTCGGCGAGCTCACCGAGGCGTATGTCTCGGCGCTACTTGGCCGCGCCGACTTCTGGGCTATGGCGGCGCTCTAGGACGCTCGCCCGATTGGCGGGATCACCGCGCACGTGCTCCCGATGACTCGCAGCGAGGCGCAGGAGCTGTTCATCTACGACCTGGCCGTGCAGCCGGCATACCAGCGCCGCGGGGTTGGGCGGCTCCTGGTCGAGACCCTCTGCCGAGACGCCGCCGCCGCCGGCGTGCCCGTCGCCTTCGTGCCGGCGGATGTAGAGGATGACCACGCCGTCGCCTTCTATCAGGCGCTCGGTGGGCAGGCGGCCCCCGTCACCATCTTCTCCTTCGAGGTCCGGGCACACGACCCTCCGGCCGTCCCCTAACGATGCATGCTGCCGTCGGGCGTGCCCGGAAGCGCGCTCCGTGCGCATTTGACTTGATCGCCCGCTGCCGGAATCGGTGCTATGCCGACACACATCCGAAGATGAGATGTCCACCATGACCGCGCGAAAGACTGACAAGACTTCCAAGCCCGCAGGCGGGAAGCCTGCCAAGCGGACGGCTGCGGAAGGCAAGGCTGCCGTGAGGCTGCCGGAATCCATGGTGACCGGCAAGGCGAGCCCGGCGAAGGCCGCGGCCGGCGACAAGCCGGTCTTCGCATACATCGCCAGTCTGCCGCAGCCGCAGCGCGGCATCGCGGAACGAGTCGATGCCCTCGCGGCCAAGACGCTTCCCGGCCTGCAGCGATCCGTGAAATGGGGCATGTCGTACTATGGCGTCGGCGACGGCTGGTGCTTCAGTTGCGGCGGATTCGTCGACCATGTCAAGCTCATGTTCGTGAACGGTGCAGCGCTCCGGCCGGTACCGCCCGTGACGCCGGTCGCGATGGGCAAATCCACGCGGGGTGTGGAGATTACGTCAGTGGACGACATCGACGAACGCCAAATCGCGGCGTGGATGAAGCAAGTCGCGGCGGTGCCCGGCGTTGGGGGGAAGAAGCGGTAGGCCCGAAGGCAGATATCCTTTGCCTTGGTGTCAGACATTTGTCTAACAACAACATGCAGCTGACTGGCTGCGCGCCGCCCCTGATGCTTCAACCCTGGCCGGCAGCCGCGCCATGGAGCGGCCCCTAGCCACGCCGACGTGATCACGCACGGCGCCGCTATCCGGAATGATGGTCTCCTTCCGTGACGCCGAGACCGAGTCGCCACCCTGCGGTCACAGCACCCGGCGATGCATCGATGCAGCTCGCGGTCTGAATTGCGGAGGTCAGGATCTCGTTGCCCGTGAAGGACGACTTGCCGCCCCGCGCCTGCGCTGTTGTCGCAGAATTCGGCGGCGCCGCAATGAGATCGGACATAGGCTGCGGCCCTCCGAAACCTCGTGTTTCGGGGGGCCGTACGTCGCGAGGAGTTGGTAACGGGAGGTCAACACTCCAAGGATAGGGAGGCCCGCGTGGCAGGACCGTATCAGTACCGACCGGTACTCTTCTTCGTCGCCACCTTCGTCGCCACCTGGGTGCCTTGGCTCATCGGCGCCTACCAGGCGAGGGACCCAAGCCGCCAGGGAACGATCTCTCCCTTCGGCTACGTCGGCCTGCTCGGTCCGTTGGTGGTGAGTCTGGCCGTGATCCTGTTCTCCGGGAACAAGACGCTCAAGGCCGATTTCCGCCGGCGCTTCGATCCCCGGCGCATCCGCCCGGCGTACCTCGGCGTCGCGGTCGCGATACCCGTCGGGCTGATGTATCTCGGGATTCTGGTTTCGTTGCTGTTCGGCGAAAGTGCCGATCAGCTCCAGGTGTCGCGCGACGCCAACCTCGTCGTGATGATCGTCCTCGCCATGATCCTCGCTCCGATCATCGAGGAGATCTCCTGGCGCGGCTACGGGGTGGACAGCCTGCGGGCCAAGCTGGGCGGCTTGTCGTCCGCGGTGCTGTTCGGCGTGCTGTGGTCGCTGTGGCACGTGCCGCTGGTGCTGCTCCCCGGAACCTACCAGCACGAGTTGGCCACGATCGGCGAGCCACTCTTCCTGGCGAACTTCTTCGTCAGCGCCGTCCCGGCCGCGATTCTCGCCAACTGGCTCTATTACCGGAACGGCCGGTCGATCCTCATCGGGGTGCTGTTCCATGCGGCGGCGAACGCGTCGGCGGAGGCGCTGAGCGCTACCCAAATCACCAAGTGCATCGTGAGCGTGTTGTGGCTCGCCGTCGCGGTGGTCGTGCTCGTCACCGATCGGACCACGTTCGCCGCCGGCCCCCGAACCTTCCTGGACGACCCGCAGGGCGACGCGATCACGAGCTGACGGCGGTGGCCTCGCGGGAGCAGCGTCCCCGCGGCTTCGGCGCTCGGCGGAACTCCACCTTTCCCGTCATGTCCGCCACGACCGATTCGAGCCTTGCCGTGAGCGACCGGAAACATGCGTAACACTGCCGGGGCGCTACGACGCGTCGCGGTCTTCCTCGCGGCCTACGTCCTCATCCTCTTCGTTGCATCGGTGCCGAAGGGGATGGTCCCACGCCCGTTCGCGGACCTCGTGTGGGGGACGCTCTCGGCGAGCGGCGTCCTCGCGCTCACGCTGTGGATGCTCCGTCGCGATCGCCGCTCGCGCTCGGAGATCGGACTCGCGGCCGACTCGGGAACGGCCGCACGACTGCTGGCGGGTGTGCTCCTGGGTGTCGCGGTGTACGCGGCGACGGTCTTCCTCTCCTCGGTGCTACTCGGTCCCATCCACCTAACGCCGCTGGCCGCGCCGAGCGTCGGGGCGTGGGCGTTGACGGTCGCGTCGTTCCTCGCGCTCTCGTGCATGGAGGAGCTTGGGTTCCGCGCCTACGCGTTGCGCACGCTCATCCCATCGATCGGCGAGTGGCCAGCCCAAGGGGTCACGGCGATTGCGTTCGGCGCAGGACACCTGCTCTTCGGTTGGTCGTGGTCGAGCGTGCTGTTCGGCGTGATCCCGAGCGCGATCCTCTTCGGAGTGGCCGCGGTGCGGACGGGCGGCCTATCGTTCCCCATCGGCCTGCACGCGGCAGTGAACGTCGCGTCGTGGACGATCGGGGCGAAGGACACACCGGGGGTGTGGACGCCGAGCGTGGACCGGGTGCATGAGGTGCGGATGGGGACGTTCGCGCCGTTCGTGGGGTTGGGGGTGACCCTGCTCGTGGCGGTGATGGTCGCGCGGTGGCCCGAGGCGCGTGGCACGTCCTCCCGGATCCAGCGCGTCGAGTCGTCCTGAGTCGCGGTGTCAACGACCGTCTGATACTCCCCGCCCAGGCGGGCGGGAAACCCCTATCCCCCGCCTGTAGGGCCCGGTAAGTTCGCCCGCGCGATGCAGCCTTCCCTCGCCTGAGCAGAACCCGACGCGAGCCCCCCGCGGCGCATGACGGCCCCAACGCCCCTGCTCGAAGTGCGCAACCTCGAGGTCGTCTACTCCGACGTCATCCTCGTGCTGCGCGGGATCTCGCTCACCGTCCCGGCGGGAGCGGTCGTCGCGCTCCTCGGCGCCAATGGCGCCGGGAAGACGACGCTGCTCCGCGCGGTGAGCGGGCTGCTCGATGTGCATCGCGGCGACATCACCAAGGGGAGCGTCGCGTTCGACGGGGCCGAGATCCACACGCGCACGGCCCCGGAGATCGTGAGGCGGGGCCTCGCCCAAGTAATGGAAGGGCGCCGCATCTTCGAGGAGCTCTCGGTCGAGGACAACCTCACCGCCGGCGCCTTCACGGTCGGCGACGCCGCCACCCGCAAGGCGCGCCGCGAGGAGATGCTCGCGCGCTTTCCGGTCCTCGCGCAGCGCCGCAAGGCGCTCGCCGGTTACCTCTCTGGCGGCGAGCAGCAGATGTGCGCGCTGGGGCGCGCCCTCATGACCGCCCCACGCCTCCTCCTCCTCGATGAGCCCTCGCTCGGCCTCGCCCCACTCGTCGTCAGGCAGATCGGTGACATTGTCCGTCAGGTGCACGCCGCCGGGACCTCGGTCCTGCTCGTCGAGCAGAACGCCGAGCTCGCGCTGTCGCTCGCCTCGTACGCCTACGTCCTCGAGAACGGGAAGATCGTGAAGGAGGGGACCTCAGCCGACCTGCGCGAGGACCAGGACATCCGCGAGTTCTACCTCGGCGCCGGCGAGGCGGGGCGCCGCTCGTATCGCGACGTGAAGACGTACCGGCGCAAGAAGCGGTGGAGCGCGTGAGCGACGCCAACGATGCGCCGATGGTGCAGTTCGACCACGTCACCCTCGCCTTCGGCGGCGTGACGGCGCTCAGCGACGTCTCCTTCCACGTGCTGCCGCGCGAGCTGTTCGCCATCATCGGGCCTAACGGGGCCGGCAAGACGTCGATCTTCAACTGCCTGAGCGGCGTCTATCGTCCCACCAAGGGGGAGATCCGCTTCCAGGGGGAACGCATCGACCGGCGCTCGCCCGTGACGATCGCCCGGCGCGGGATCGCGCGCACCTTCCAGAACCTGGCGCTCTTTCACGACCTCACGGTCCTCGACAACGTCATGCTCGGCCGGCATCACCTGATGCGGACCGACTACCTGTCGGCCGCCTTGTGGCTCGGGCGCGCCAAACACGAAGAGATGACGCACCGCGCGCGATGCGAGGACATCCTGGAGATCATGGAGCTCGAGTCGTACCGCTTCTCGCACGTCGCCTCGCTCCCCTACGGCGTGCGCAAGCGCGTCGAGGTGGCGCGCGCCCTCGCCATGGAGCCCACACTCCTGCTCCTCGATGAACCGGTCGCCGGGATGAACCAGGAGGAGAGCGAGGACATGGCGCGCTACACGCTCGAAATCCGCAACGAGCTCGGGATCGCGATCATCCTCGTCGAGCACGACATGCGCCTCGTGATGGACCTCGCCGACCGCGTGCTCGCCCTCGACTTCGGCAAGGTCCTGAGCGTCGGGACGCCGGACGCGGTGCGGAGCGACGACGCGGTGATCCAGGCCTACCTCGGAGCGACGGCATGACGGCGACGGCCGTTGCACCGGACGGCGTGCGGACGAGCGGCGCGCTCCCCGCGTGCTCGCCGGCGACGCTCCTCCAGCGCGCCGCGGCCCACCCCGACCGCATCGCGCTGCGCCACAAGGACCTGGGGATCTGGCGCGAGTACAGCTGGCGCGACTACGCCCAGTGGGTGGCGCGCCAGGCGCGGGCCTTCCATGCGTTAGGTGTGGCGCGCGGCGACCGGGTCGCCATCCTCGCCGACAATCGCCCGGAGTGGGTGGTGGGCGACATGGCGCTGCAGGCGATCGGCGCGGTCGTCGTCGGCGTCTACTCCACCAGCCCGTCGGCCGAGGTGGAGTACGTGCTGGCGCATTCGGAGTCGGTGGTGTGCGTGGTGGAGGACGAGGAGCAGCTCGACAAGATCGTGCAGGTGCGCGACCAGCTCCCCGCACTGCGCCACGTGGTCGTCATGGAGCCGCGCGGCGTGCGCGCGTTAGGCAGCGACCCGCGCCTCCTCTCGATCGCCGACTTCGAGCAGCTCGGCGCCGGCGCGACGGTCGACGAGCTGCGCGAGTGGGTGGCGCAGGTCGACCCGAACGCCGTCGCGATCCTCGTGTACACCTCGGGGACGACAGGGCCGCCCAAGGGGGCGATGTTGCGCCACTCGAACCTCGAGGCCTCGGGCGAGGCCTTCACCTCGGTGCTCGGCTGGCAGGAAGGCGAGGAGATCCTCTCCTATCTCCCGCTCTGCCACATCCTCGAGCGCCTGCTCTCGACGATCCTCCCGCTCCGTTGCGGCGTCACGGTGAACTTCGGCGGCGGCGGCGAGTCGCTCGCGCAGGACCTGCGCGACGTGCAGCCGCATCGCTTCATCGGCGTCCCGCGCGTGTGGGAGAAGATCCTCGCGTCCATCGACATCAAGATGCGCGACGCGTCGTGGCTCAAGCGGAAGAACTACGACATCTGGCTCGCCCATGGCAGGCGCATCGCCCGCAAGGTCCTGTCGCGCACGCCGCTCACCCCGCTCGATCGCCTGACGTACGCCCTCGGGTGGCTCCTCCTCTATCGCCCGCTGCGCCATCATTTCGGCCTGTCGCGCGTGAAGCTCGCCGGGAGCGGCGCTGCGCCGATCGCGCCCACGGTCCTTGAGTTCTTCTGGGCGATCGGTGTGAAGATCTGCGAGGGATACGGCATGACGGAGAACACCGCCATCGCCACCTTCACGGCGCCTGACGACGTGCGCATCGGGAAGGTTGGTCGCTCGTATGCCGGCTCAGAGATCCGCATCGCCGACGACGGCGAGATCCTCACGCGAGGGCCCGGCACCTTTGCCGGCTACTTCAAGAACGAGGCGGCGACCCGCGAGGCGATCGACGCGGAGGGATGGCTGCACACCGGCGACGTCGGGACGCTCGATGCCGACGGTTTCCTCACGATCACCGACCGGAAGAAGGACATCCTCATCACCGCCGGCGGGAAGAACGTCTCGCCGTCGTGGATCGAGAACGCGCTCAAGGTCTCGCCGTGGGTGCGCGAGGCGATCGTCATCGGCGACAAGCGGAAGTACCTCGTCGCCCTCATCGGGATCGAGCTTGACACCGTCGGCGATTGGGCGACGCGCCATCGCATCGCCTTCACGACCTACGCCGACCTCTCGGCCCGCCCCGAGGTGGTCAAGCTCATCGACGCCTGGGTGCAGGAGGTGAACGGGACGCTCGCGCAGGTCGAGCAGGTCAAGCGCTTCGCCCTCCTCCCCAAGGAGCTCGATCACGAGGAAGGGGAGCTCACCGCGACGCAGAAGGTGAAGCGCCGCGCCATCGCCGCGCAGTTCTCGGACCTCATCGAGGGGATGTACCGGTGAACGACTTCTTCCGGTACCTCGTCGCCGGCGTCTCGTTAGGATCGGTCTACGCCCTCGTGAGCGTCGGATTCGTCACCATCTACAAGGCAACGGGGGTGGTGAACTTCGCGCAGGGCGGCTTCGTCATGCTCGGCGCGTACGTGGCCGCAACGCTGCGCATGACGCTGGGGCTCCCCTTCCCCGTCGCCATCATGGGCGCGATGGTCGCGATGGCGCTGCTCGGTGCCGTCGTCGAGCGCCTCGTCCTGCGCCCGCTCGTCGGCAAACCCGTCTTCTCGGTGACGATGGTCTCCCTCGGGCTGCTCATCCTGCTCGAGCAGTTCGGCGGCGCCTTCTGGGGTTACGACCCGGTCGTGCTCGGCGACCCGTGGGGGATCGATACCGTGGCGTTAGGCGCGATCGCCGTGAAGGTCGCCGACCTCTGGACGATCGGCGCCGCCGGCAGCGTCCTCGTGGCGCTGTGGGCCTTCTTCACCTTCTCCGTGCGCGGCGTCGCGATGCGCGCCACCGCCGCCGACCCCGAGGCGGCGCTCGCCAACGGCATTGGCGCCGGCGCGGTCTACGGCGTCGCGTGGGCGATTGCCGGCGCGATCGCCGCGCTCGCCGGCATCCTGCTCGCCTCCGGCTCGAAGGGGGTCGACCTCACCATCGGTGCCATCGCCCTGCGGGCCTTCCCCGCGATGATCCTCGGCGGGCTCGATTCGCCGAACGGCGCCGTCGCCGGCGGGATCATCATCGGCCTCACCGAGGTCCTGGCCGCGGCGTACCTCACGCCGAACGCGCCATGGCTCGGCAACAACGTGCACGTCGTCGCCCCGTACGCCGTGATGCTCCTCGTCCTCCTCGTGCGCCCGTACGGCATCGCCGGGACGCCGGAGATCCGCCGCGTATGAGCGCCACCGTCTTCGAGCGTCTTCTCGGTGCGTCGGGCGCCAGCCAGGATCTCACGCGTCGTTATGCGGACGACGCGCGCATCTTCCCGAGCCGGCTCGCGCGCGTCGCGCTCGCCGCGCTCTTCGCCGTCATGATCGCCGCCCCGTTCGCCCTCGACGATTTCTGGACGTCGGTGCTGATCATGGGCGGCATCACGTCGATCGGCGCGATCGGGCTCAATCTCCTGAGCGGCTACACCGGGCAGGTCTCGCTCGGCCACGCCTTCTTCCTTGGCACCGGGGCCTACTCGGCGGCGTGGCTCACCGCGCGCTTCGACCTCCCCTTCCCGCTCTGGCTCATCGGGGCGGGGATCATCGGCGGCTTCATCGGCGGCGTCGCCGGCCCCTTCGCGTTGCGGCTGCGTGGCAACTATCTGGTCATCGTCTCGCTCGCCCTCGTCGTCCTCGGGCAGCACGTGTTCGAGAACTGGACCTCTGTCACCGGCGGCCTCACGGGAGTCTCCGTTCGCGCGCGTGTCTCGTTCCTCGGCCTCGACTTCGCACGCCTGTCGATTCCCGGGCTCGACGCGCCACTGTCACGCAACCACGGCTTCTTCTACCTGATCTGGGGAACGGTCGCCGTCCTCGCCCTCCTGGCCAAGAACATCGTGCGTACGCGCCCCGGGCGCGCGATGCAGGCCATCCGCGACCGCGACGTGGCTGCCGAGGTGATCGGGGTGAGCCTGGTGAAGTACAAAGTTGGCGCCTTCGTGGTCTCGAGTGCGTACGCCGCGGTGGCGGGAGCGCTGTATGCGGCATACGCTCGTTATGTGTCGCCGCTCGACTTCGGGCTTCCGCTCTCCATCCAGTACATCGCGATGATCGTCGTCGGCGGGATGGCGACGATTCACGGCTCGATCCTCGGCGCCCTCTTCCTCACCGCCGTGCCTCGCCTCGTCGAGATGCTCGCGCCGGCGCTCTCGCTCGCCACCGGGCCGGCGAGCGGGGGAGGAATCACGATCGCCACGGTCAACCAGATGATCTTCGGCGCCCTGATCATCGCCTTTCTCCTGTTCGAACCGCGCGGCCTCTCCGGCATCTGGTTGCGCCTCAAGCTCTACTTCAAGGCGTGGCCCTTCTCCTACTGACGCTGCGTCCCCTCTCTCTCGTCTCCAGCACCCGGAGGATCCCGATGCGTTCGATCCAACTCGTCCGTCGCACGCGCCGCACCGTCGTCGCCCTCTCACTCGCGTTAGGCGCTGCCTGCGGTGGCGGTGAGAAGGGGGGCGAAGCCGCCGCCAGCGCGCCGACTCCCGGCGTCGCCAACGACACCATCACCGTCGGCAACCTTGTCCCGCTGTCCGACGCCGTCGCCCTCATCGGCAAGCCCATTCTGGCGGGCGAGGAGGCCTACTTCGCCGAGCTCAATGCCAAGGGCGGAATCGGCGGGAAGTACAAGGTGAAGGTCATCTCCGAGGACGTGACCTACGCCAACCCGTCCACTTCGGTCCAGAAGTACAACAAGATCAAGGACCAGATCGCGGCGTTCGCGATGATTCTCGGCACCGATCACGTCAACGTGACGCTCCCGCTGATGGCCGAGGACAACATCCTCGCCATCCCGACGACCTTCGACGCCGAGTGGGTGCGCGAGCCGCACCTCATCCCGACGATGTCGCCGTACCA
Protein-coding regions in this window:
- a CDS encoding GNAT family N-acetyltransferase; this translates as MTRSEAQELFIYDLAVQPAYQRRGVGRLLVETLCRDAAAAGVPVAFVPADVEDDHAVAFYQALGGQAAPVTIFSFEVRAHDPPAVP
- a CDS encoding DUF1801 domain-containing protein, which codes for MTARKTDKTSKPAGGKPAKRTAAEGKAAVRLPESMVTGKASPAKAAAGDKPVFAYIASLPQPQRGIAERVDALAAKTLPGLQRSVKWGMSYYGVGDGWCFSCGGFVDHVKLMFVNGAALRPVPPVTPVAMGKSTRGVEITSVDDIDERQIAAWMKQVAAVPGVGGKKR
- a CDS encoding CPBP family intramembrane metalloprotease; this encodes MPWLIGAYQARDPSRQGTISPFGYVGLLGPLVVSLAVILFSGNKTLKADFRRRFDPRRIRPAYLGVAVAIPVGLMYLGILVSLLFGESADQLQVSRDANLVVMIVLAMILAPIIEEISWRGYGVDSLRAKLGGLSSAVLFGVLWSLWHVPLVLLPGTYQHELATIGEPLFLANFFVSAVPAAILANWLYYRNGRSILIGVLFHAAANASAEALSATQITKCIVSVLWLAVAVVVLVTDRTTFAAGPRTFLDDPQGDAITS
- a CDS encoding CPBP family intramembrane metalloprotease yields the protein MRNTAGALRRVAVFLAAYVLILFVASVPKGMVPRPFADLVWGTLSASGVLALTLWMLRRDRRSRSEIGLAADSGTAARLLAGVLLGVAVYAATVFLSSVLLGPIHLTPLAAPSVGAWALTVASFLALSCMEELGFRAYALRTLIPSIGEWPAQGVTAIAFGAGHLLFGWSWSSVLFGVIPSAILFGVAAVRTGGLSFPIGLHAAVNVASWTIGAKDTPGVWTPSVDRVHEVRMGTFAPFVGLGVTLLVAVMVARWPEARGTSSRIQRVESS
- a CDS encoding ABC transporter ATP-binding protein, whose amino-acid sequence is MLEVRNLEVVYSDVILVLRGISLTVPAGAVVALLGANGAGKTTLLRAVSGLLDVHRGDITKGSVAFDGAEIHTRTAPEIVRRGLAQVMEGRRIFEELSVEDNLTAGAFTVGDAATRKARREEMLARFPVLAQRRKALAGYLSGGEQQMCALGRALMTAPRLLLLDEPSLGLAPLVVRQIGDIVRQVHAAGTSVLLVEQNAELALSLASYAYVLENGKIVKEGTSADLREDQDIREFYLGAGEAGRRSYRDVKTYRRKKRWSA
- a CDS encoding ABC transporter ATP-binding protein, which encodes MVQFDHVTLAFGGVTALSDVSFHVLPRELFAIIGPNGAGKTSIFNCLSGVYRPTKGEIRFQGERIDRRSPVTIARRGIARTFQNLALFHDLTVLDNVMLGRHHLMRTDYLSAALWLGRAKHEEMTHRARCEDILEIMELESYRFSHVASLPYGVRKRVEVARALAMEPTLLLLDEPVAGMNQEESEDMARYTLEIRNELGIAIILVEHDMRLVMDLADRVLALDFGKVLSVGTPDAVRSDDAVIQAYLGATA
- a CDS encoding AMP-binding protein; this translates as MTATAVAPDGVRTSGALPACSPATLLQRAAAHPDRIALRHKDLGIWREYSWRDYAQWVARQARAFHALGVARGDRVAILADNRPEWVVGDMALQAIGAVVVGVYSTSPSAEVEYVLAHSESVVCVVEDEEQLDKIVQVRDQLPALRHVVVMEPRGVRALGSDPRLLSIADFEQLGAGATVDELREWVAQVDPNAVAILVYTSGTTGPPKGAMLRHSNLEASGEAFTSVLGWQEGEEILSYLPLCHILERLLSTILPLRCGVTVNFGGGGESLAQDLRDVQPHRFIGVPRVWEKILASIDIKMRDASWLKRKNYDIWLAHGRRIARKVLSRTPLTPLDRLTYALGWLLLYRPLRHHFGLSRVKLAGSGAAPIAPTVLEFFWAIGVKICEGYGMTENTAIATFTAPDDVRIGKVGRSYAGSEIRIADDGEILTRGPGTFAGYFKNEAATREAIDAEGWLHTGDVGTLDADGFLTITDRKKDILITAGGKNVSPSWIENALKVSPWVREAIVIGDKRKYLVALIGIELDTVGDWATRHRIAFTTYADLSARPEVVKLIDAWVQEVNGTLAQVEQVKRFALLPKELDHEEGELTATQKVKRRAIAAQFSDLIEGMYR
- a CDS encoding branched-chain amino acid ABC transporter permease, which produces MNDFFRYLVAGVSLGSVYALVSVGFVTIYKATGVVNFAQGGFVMLGAYVAATLRMTLGLPFPVAIMGAMVAMALLGAVVERLVLRPLVGKPVFSVTMVSLGLLILLEQFGGAFWGYDPVVLGDPWGIDTVALGAIAVKVADLWTIGAAGSVLVALWAFFTFSVRGVAMRATAADPEAALANGIGAGAVYGVAWAIAGAIAALAGILLASGSKGVDLTIGAIALRAFPAMILGGLDSPNGAVAGGIIIGLTEVLAAAYLTPNAPWLGNNVHVVAPYAVMLLVLLVRPYGIAGTPEIRRV
- a CDS encoding branched-chain amino acid ABC transporter permease, encoding MSATVFERLLGASGASQDLTRRYADDARIFPSRLARVALAALFAVMIAAPFALDDFWTSVLIMGGITSIGAIGLNLLSGYTGQVSLGHAFFLGTGAYSAAWLTARFDLPFPLWLIGAGIIGGFIGGVAGPFALRLRGNYLVIVSLALVVLGQHVFENWTSVTGGLTGVSVRARVSFLGLDFARLSIPGLDAPLSRNHGFFYLIWGTVAVLALLAKNIVRTRPGRAMQAIRDRDVAAEVIGVSLVKYKVGAFVVSSAYAAVAGALYAAYARYVSPLDFGLPLSIQYIAMIVVGGMATIHGSILGALFLTAVPRLVEMLAPALSLATGPASGGGITIATVNQMIFGALIIAFLLFEPRGLSGIWLRLKLYFKAWPFSY